In the genome of Elusimicrobiota bacterium, one region contains:
- a CDS encoding phage portal protein has product MDDTEFVEETNESELEDIQLVKVYTFGTEPEPKTKQLKDEFAGLIEQGDAIAPPIDLKTWALQLERNTRLNRAITTIARNTVGLGWDIVQKEELTKPESNASAEEKRIYEELKTNADEEEKRIEKLFERPNPRMPFTKVMFLVKVDEEATGNGYLEVSRNNAGIIDGLFHAPSHTIRVRKNGGFVQIRNGLTRYFKEFGDRRVIDNRTGEEFKPKSPDDLLPQEHRANELIHFMIYSPRSSHYGVPRHTATACAIAGNRLAAERNVVFFENDAVGRMAIIVSNGKLSKDSIETIKQFIEMKGKGVKNAHRVMLLQAEPKKPGITRPEDQVKIELKPLTVGVTEDASFLKYRQANDEEIRESFGLDTSFFSSGGTNRAAGIVGRQITIEQEFEPDIREKEYIINHTILADFGAKYVKFQFKRPKATDSLGDARIFAQLSRTGGITPNDTRRLLRTLGFDGFLPFKETWGSKPIQFSLQEMAQIEYGNEGEDEESIDGEEAITGLVTLNQLLKSAIEKYRDKSAHKKISCNEKNNLEVKIKNNNL; this is encoded by the coding sequence ATGGACGATACAGAATTCGTTGAAGAAACAAACGAATCCGAACTTGAAGATATTCAGTTGGTGAAAGTTTATACATTCGGCACAGAGCCAGAACCTAAAACTAAACAACTTAAAGATGAATTTGCTGGATTGATTGAACAGGGTGATGCTATTGCACCACCAATAGATCTTAAAACGTGGGCATTACAATTAGAGAGGAACACAAGACTGAACCGTGCCATTACGACGATTGCAAGAAACACTGTCGGGTTAGGCTGGGACATAGTTCAAAAAGAAGAACTTACAAAACCCGAATCAAATGCATCTGCTGAAGAGAAAAGAATATATGAAGAACTTAAAACAAATGCAGATGAAGAAGAAAAACGGATTGAAAAACTTTTTGAACGACCAAATCCGCGGATGCCTTTTACAAAAGTGATGTTTTTAGTCAAGGTTGATGAGGAAGCAACAGGAAATGGTTATCTTGAAGTGTCACGAAATAACGCAGGAATCATAGACGGATTATTCCATGCACCTTCACATACTATTCGTGTCCGAAAAAACGGTGGTTTTGTTCAGATACGCAACGGTCTTACAAGATATTTTAAGGAGTTCGGTGACAGAAGAGTTATTGATAATCGTACAGGTGAAGAATTCAAACCTAAATCTCCAGATGACTTATTACCACAGGAACACAGAGCAAACGAACTGATACATTTTATGATTTATTCTCCACGGTCATCTCACTACGGTGTACCACGACATACTGCTACTGCCTGCGCTATTGCAGGTAATCGGTTAGCAGCAGAACGTAATGTTGTTTTCTTTGAGAACGATGCTGTTGGCAGGATGGCCATAATTGTTTCTAATGGCAAATTGTCTAAAGATTCTATTGAGACAATAAAACAGTTTATTGAGATGAAAGGTAAGGGTGTGAAAAATGCACATCGTGTAATGCTGCTACAGGCGGAACCTAAAAAGCCCGGTATCACAAGGCCAGAAGATCAGGTTAAAATAGAACTTAAACCACTAACTGTAGGTGTAACCGAAGATGCAAGTTTCCTGAAATATCGTCAAGCAAATGATGAAGAGATAAGAGAATCTTTTGGACTGGATACTTCATTTTTCAGTTCAGGTGGTACTAACAGGGCGGCAGGAATTGTAGGCCGGCAGATAACTATAGAGCAAGAGTTCGAACCTGATATCCGTGAAAAAGAGTATATCATAAACCATACCATCTTGGCTGATTTTGGTGCAAAATATGTCAAATTCCAGTTCAAGCGACCCAAGGCAACTGACTCACTTGGTGATGCAAGAATATTTGCTCAGTTATCACGCACAGGTGGTATTACACCCAATGATACTCGCAGACTTTTAAGGACATTAGGATTTGATGGTTTCTTACCATTTAAAGAAACATGGGGTTCAAAACCAATACAATTCTCCTTACAGGAAATGGCTCAAATAGAATATGGCAACGAAGGTGAAGATGAGGAATCAATTGATGGAGAAGAAGCAATTACAGGATTAGTAACTTTAAATCAACTATTAAAATCAGCAATTGAAAAATATCGTGATAAATCAGCACATAAGAAAATAAGTTGTAATGAAAAAAACAATTTAGAAGTAAAAATCAAAAATAATAATTTATGA
- a CDS encoding Rho termination factor N-terminal domain-containing protein: MNTLCLTESQAEIMAQLSRRTLSYFYPEGTIYKSEDDPEPYETDMFSIVRSVFRQMLKETIPEGDVVNRLIESGFTVSEGKLNFKPDALETFHKELDHKLGEEVVDRIAEDTHKIINNIYVTSKEVAAKKIKAEVSIKGADKATIDILSDANNFFIRNTYNAHLVDAVNEKAIEVINRGLGAEELGLVLKDELSELIGTKSDFYFRVLANDVINRARTFAQVIQYREVGITTYEWVTMADERVCPICAYMDGRIFRIETAGEIVQEIIDFGIPENAGQVEEFKQIKPWLGFDPQRALAGNSAIFLQQGDRRTFLPNSNFRFDSAGIAFPLANPKSREDNTRLEDLHTILPPLHGMCRCTTVVSEESIREYLGEQELVNFETSPYEPISREKLIDRSNLELRELAKERGIKYFRVMNKQELITVLSNPSKAIEIGKIARQRWQKQGPQVPPRTDIKKLADELKEKPVSELMRIAQEKGIKNFRVMRKEELISVLSDPSKYDQIQETVKQRIREARGQPGAKPGTTKADELGLEDVAERKKNAIDTILTNAETKIDFISNEEFRKKLKPWLKDFELDVLEKAVEKNLKISLYRDDHSVPWRGTADNFSGIYWNEKHQLGLVYRTGGYRRMTFDHEMGHFIDHEHPASWDIKRKYILDEFKREQKIANELVPKEDQWLPWEAKWKLIKRADDIVSEYGMRNEGEFFAESVMIYMYKSPFNKLQRVAPDIYKAFKDKIFRREFKT, from the coding sequence ATGAATACACTTTGTTTAACTGAATCACAGGCAGAGATAATGGCACAGCTATCAAGAAGAACACTTTCATATTTCTATCCTGAAGGCACTATTTATAAAAGCGAAGACGATCCAGAACCTTATGAAACAGATATGTTTTCAATAGTTCGCAGTGTATTCAGACAAATGCTTAAAGAAACCATCCCAGAAGGTGATGTAGTTAACAGGTTAATAGAATCTGGATTTACAGTATCTGAAGGTAAACTGAACTTCAAACCAGATGCACTAGAAACATTTCACAAAGAGTTAGACCATAAACTTGGAGAAGAAGTGGTTGACCGGATAGCAGAGGATACACATAAAATCATTAATAATATTTATGTTACTTCAAAAGAAGTGGCAGCAAAGAAAATAAAAGCAGAAGTATCTATTAAAGGTGCAGATAAAGCAACTATTGATATACTGTCAGATGCAAATAATTTCTTTATCCGCAATACATACAATGCACATTTAGTAGATGCAGTCAATGAGAAAGCAATTGAAGTAATAAATCGTGGTTTAGGTGCAGAAGAATTAGGACTTGTTTTGAAAGACGAACTCAGTGAACTGATTGGTACAAAAAGCGATTTTTATTTTCGTGTATTAGCCAATGATGTAATTAACCGGGCTCGTACTTTCGCCCAGGTAATTCAATATCGCGAAGTTGGTATTACTACATATGAGTGGGTCACGATGGCAGATGAACGTGTTTGCCCGATTTGTGCCTACATGGATGGACGCATTTTTAGAATAGAGACAGCAGGTGAGATTGTCCAGGAGATAATAGATTTTGGTATACCTGAAAATGCTGGACAGGTAGAAGAGTTTAAACAGATAAAACCATGGCTTGGGTTTGACCCGCAGAGAGCTCTTGCTGGTAATTCTGCTATATTCTTGCAACAAGGCGATAGACGAACTTTTCTACCTAATTCAAATTTTAGATTTGATTCAGCAGGAATAGCGTTTCCGTTGGCTAATCCAAAATCAAGAGAAGATAATACACGACTTGAAGATTTACACACAATTTTGCCCCCACTTCATGGAATGTGTCGCTGTACAACTGTAGTTTCAGAAGAATCAATTCGTGAATATTTAGGTGAACAGGAATTAGTTAATTTTGAGACATCTCCTTATGAGCCAATTTCAAGAGAGAAACTTATTGATAGAAGCAATTTAGAACTTCGTGAGTTAGCAAAAGAACGAGGGATAAAATATTTCCGCGTAATGAACAAACAGGAACTGATTACAGTTCTGTCCAATCCATCAAAAGCAATTGAGATTGGTAAGATTGCACGGCAGAGATGGCAGAAGCAAGGACCGCAGGTACCACCCAGAACAGATATCAAGAAGTTAGCAGATGAGTTAAAAGAAAAACCAGTCTCAGAATTAATGCGTATCGCACAGGAAAAAGGAATAAAGAATTTTCGAGTAATGCGTAAAGAAGAACTGATTAGTGTACTTTCGGATCCGTCTAAATATGACCAGATACAGGAAACAGTAAAACAAAGGATACGGGAGGCACGCGGACAACCCGGAGCAAAACCAGGTACCACAAAAGCAGATGAATTAGGACTGGAAGATGTTGCGGAAAGGAAAAAAAATGCAATTGATACAATTCTGACAAATGCAGAAACAAAGATTGATTTTATTTCAAATGAAGAATTCAGGAAAAAGTTAAAACCCTGGTTAAAAGATTTTGAACTGGATGTATTAGAAAAAGCAGTAGAGAAAAACTTAAAGATCTCGCTTTATCGTGACGATCACAGTGTTCCCTGGCGAGGTACTGCGGATAATTTTTCTGGTATTTATTGGAATGAAAAACATCAGTTAGGATTAGTCTACAGGACCGGTGGATATAGAAGGATGACATTTGACCATGAGATGGGACATTTTATTGACCACGAACATCCTGCTTCATGGGATATCAAAAGAAAATATATACTTGATGAATTTAAACGAGAACAAAAGATTGCTAATGAATTAGTCCCCAAGGAAGACCAGTGGCTTCCCTGGGAGGCAAAATGGAAGTTGATTAAACGTGCAGATGATATTGTCTCTGAATATGGTATGAGAAATGAAGGCGAATTTTTTGCTGAGTCAGTAATGATCTATATGTACAAAAGTCCATTTAATAAATTACAACGAGTAGCACCTGATATATATAAAGCATTCAAAGATAAAATATTCAGAAGGGAGTTCAAAACATGA
- a CDS encoding DNA adenine methylase, whose protein sequence is MNIKDILINFKKRLLEQLGELLFFKQEVRTTNPEIQRQAKASLKEDKIKLFRFFIPLKSAFSPFMAYRLAEKYKVSDVIAHLKEIAERRKLGTEIPAVILQKKYDGIRGQIHKSKDRVLILTDDGTNVTARLPNVVKEVLDIEHPEEFILDCEIELWENDKHLPREKIAGYLHSKDKPDDSEIVVNVFDILYCYDKEIQHKELNLNKGDLHNEAQQIRLKYLNLIQFGQSVIDEPDTKIKLNLAPADYVDNIKDLEASLQKFANSAYSEGSMIKLADSIYPLNGVTTEVVKYKKYVDAHVKIWRVNKTKVPTVFNYDFAVGFRKEDLVDPKTIVKIGDKEYSKAGRSYNTDVKCEIGDVITIRFHTINLYRNLETGKIRIHLYEPRFHELRTFQQEPDMISQIIEVGREAGLLEEKTETKDLALAPEIITDGEPDGDILKINYLGNKRRFAKLIVSKFPKNAKKVFDPACGCSAVLMEAAKQGYEVWGNDISIYPYWFSKGIFEGAKLNEEDAEKILSYKKHDGWLTTEWQGQYPEVKDFRRILDGLVLQSKEFQGAKLWSVRAVLCRFLGALFGDVPSWLCVEYARGRTPNLKVTLNNSIKEINSYIEQIGGKGKITSEDALKMRMPDTDIIYFDPPYFPKGRGPIKYFAWYKVINSLLLQKEWKPDAEELSPENLKILLEKLCKHSKYLFLSTERNSRIPWLSELKRHKNKVTVRRLSYEQQSNVTGRSTHQRQNLISGKSAILIKQQDPYLRYPPEDETYRYVVQEHWRGSSMHNDFRYEIIKNELLLGWTIDSLIKGTIKEPITTLSQAKELKFDDYSKINWDTGEFKKRKKKGAEKLVDVELACQRKSPEPFAWLEVEGVAPTGSVGATKKFPGVFRIVDKGTIEVGALKPWLAEYFPKSSRNQGGFRYRIFFRQLRTSAITGKEKFIKSIESQKIYDAIKQAFTSVDLNPEDKDWDLRIMETIKQEIKPLPVSETEFREEAAWFLIKPIDQTPYVLSDRAVEELWVSPQGISALPKSIREEIPKEYRYWLLEDEKNRRAIRDKLVSAIKTGELKIDFGKLTKTLQDARFVLQYHYFTKRGQKPVRAGATYSHYDLRIDTDKPYLMHWVMDHNIIDANQTVGYYKEDKDKKVLEVGGTEDKPEYFPPGSLLNPTKDTASFVVKLDEGKCIVLIDRYDLKKVQFKGKKLRGLWLLEKKNDNWLIERTQAAPEIKGKGYFVSAIQKEAGTELWTSKESISSTILT, encoded by the coding sequence ATGAATATAAAAGATATACTCATTAATTTCAAGAAAAGATTACTTGAACAACTTGGTGAGCTCTTATTTTTCAAACAAGAAGTGCGAACAACTAATCCAGAGATACAGCGTCAAGCAAAGGCATCATTAAAGGAAGATAAGATAAAACTATTCAGGTTTTTTATTCCATTAAAATCAGCATTTTCACCATTTATGGCTTACAGATTAGCTGAGAAATATAAGGTCAGCGATGTAATTGCACACCTTAAAGAAATTGCTGAAAGAAGAAAATTAGGTACTGAGATACCTGCTGTTATCCTGCAGAAAAAATACGATGGTATTCGTGGGCAGATACACAAATCTAAAGATAGAGTTTTGATTCTAACTGATGATGGCACCAATGTAACTGCCCGGCTACCGAATGTAGTTAAAGAAGTTTTAGATATTGAACATCCTGAAGAATTTATACTTGATTGTGAAATAGAACTCTGGGAGAATGATAAACATCTGCCACGAGAAAAAATTGCCGGATATTTACACAGTAAAGATAAGCCGGATGATTCAGAAATCGTGGTAAATGTGTTTGATATCCTCTACTGTTATGATAAAGAAATACAGCATAAAGAACTCAATCTAAATAAAGGTGATTTACATAATGAAGCACAGCAAATTCGGTTAAAATACCTCAATTTAATTCAATTTGGACAATCAGTAATAGATGAGCCGGATACAAAAATAAAACTCAATTTAGCACCTGCGGATTATGTTGATAACATAAAGGACTTAGAAGCATCATTACAGAAATTTGCTAACTCTGCATATTCAGAAGGTTCAATGATTAAACTGGCTGATTCAATCTATCCTTTGAACGGTGTAACAACAGAAGTGGTAAAGTACAAAAAATATGTAGATGCACATGTAAAAATTTGGCGTGTGAATAAAACCAAAGTTCCAACTGTATTCAATTATGATTTTGCTGTGGGATTCAGGAAAGAAGATTTAGTTGACCCTAAGACAATAGTAAAAATTGGTGATAAAGAATACTCTAAAGCAGGCAGATCATATAACACTGATGTTAAATGTGAAATCGGTGATGTAATTACTATTCGGTTTCATACCATTAACTTGTATCGCAATTTAGAGACAGGTAAAATTCGTATACATCTTTATGAACCACGATTTCACGAATTAAGAACATTTCAACAAGAACCAGATATGATTTCGCAGATAATTGAAGTAGGGAGGGAAGCAGGTTTACTTGAAGAAAAGACAGAAACCAAAGACCTTGCTTTAGCGCCTGAAATAATTACTGATGGAGAACCAGATGGTGATATTCTCAAGATAAATTATTTAGGTAACAAACGCAGGTTTGCCAAGCTAATTGTTTCCAAGTTTCCTAAAAATGCAAAGAAAGTGTTTGACCCTGCCTGTGGTTGTTCAGCAGTACTCATGGAAGCAGCAAAACAAGGATATGAAGTCTGGGGTAATGATATTTCTATTTATCCTTACTGGTTCTCTAAAGGAATCTTTGAAGGAGCAAAACTCAATGAGGAAGATGCAGAAAAAATACTTTCTTATAAAAAACACGATGGCTGGCTGACTACAGAATGGCAAGGACAGTATCCTGAAGTTAAAGATTTCAGAAGGATTTTGGACGGTCTTGTATTGCAGTCAAAAGAATTTCAGGGAGCAAAATTATGGTCAGTAAGAGCAGTCTTATGCAGGTTTTTAGGAGCATTGTTTGGTGATGTCCCTTCCTGGTTGTGTGTTGAATATGCTCGTGGTAGAACTCCAAACCTGAAAGTAACCTTAAACAATTCTATTAAAGAGATAAACAGTTACATAGAACAGATTGGTGGTAAAGGAAAAATAACCAGTGAAGATGCACTTAAAATGAGAATGCCTGATACAGATATTATATATTTTGACCCACCTTATTTCCCTAAAGGTCGTGGTCCGATAAAATATTTCGCCTGGTATAAAGTAATCAATTCTTTATTACTTCAGAAAGAATGGAAACCTGATGCAGAAGAGTTGTCACCTGAGAACTTGAAAATCTTATTAGAAAAACTGTGTAAACATTCAAAATATTTATTCCTATCAACAGAAAGGAATTCTCGTATACCATGGCTAAGTGAATTAAAAAGACATAAAAATAAAGTTACTGTCCGAAGGTTATCTTACGAACAGCAATCAAATGTAACAGGTAGAAGTACTCACCAAAGACAGAACCTTATTTCAGGTAAAAGTGCCATTTTGATTAAACAACAAGATCCATATTTACGTTATCCACCAGAAGATGAAACTTATAGATATGTTGTACAAGAACACTGGCGTGGATCCTCTATGCACAACGACTTCAGGTATGAGATTATCAAAAATGAGTTACTATTAGGTTGGACAATAGATTCTTTAATCAAAGGAACAATAAAAGAGCCTATAACAACTTTATCACAAGCAAAGGAACTTAAATTTGATGATTACTCTAAAATAAACTGGGATACAGGTGAATTTAAGAAACGCAAAAAGAAAGGTGCAGAAAAATTAGTTGATGTTGAACTTGCTTGTCAAAGGAAAAGTCCGGAACCCTTCGCTTGGTTAGAAGTAGAAGGAGTAGCTCCAACAGGAAGTGTTGGTGCAACCAAAAAATTTCCAGGCGTGTTTCGTATTGTAGATAAAGGCACAATTGAAGTAGGTGCATTGAAACCCTGGTTAGCAGAATATTTCCCTAAGTCATCTCGCAACCAAGGTGGATTTAGATACCGTATTTTTTTCAGACAGCTACGCACATCTGCAATTACCGGAAAAGAAAAATTTATTAAATCAATAGAATCACAAAAAATTTATGACGCAATAAAACAAGCTTTCACCAGCGTTGATTTAAATCCTGAAGATAAAGATTGGGATTTAAGAATTATGGAGACCATCAAGCAAGAGATTAAACCTTTACCTGTAAGTGAAACAGAATTTCGTGAAGAAGCAGCGTGGTTTTTAATAAAACCTATTGACCAGACACCATATGTCCTATCAGATAGGGCAGTAGAAGAGTTATGGGTTTCACCACAAGGAATTTCTGCATTGCCTAAAAGTATTCGTGAAGAGATACCAAAAGAATACAGATACTGGTTATTAGAAGATGAAAAGAACCGTCGTGCAATAAGAGATAAATTGGTTTCTGCAATAAAGACAGGAGAATTGAAAATAGATTTTGGAAAACTTACAAAAACATTACAGGATGCAAGATTTGTATTGCAATACCATTATTTTACTAAACGGGGACAAAAACCTGTCCGTGCAGGTGCAACTTATAGTCATTATGACCTGAGAATAGATACAGATAAACCATACTTGATGCACTGGGTAATGGATCACAATATAATTGATGCAAACCAAACTGTTGGTTATTACAAAGAAGACAAGGATAAAAAAGTTCTTGAAGTTGGTGGCACGGAAGATAAACCTGAATATTTCCCACCGGGTAGTTTACTTAATCCAACAAAAGATACAGCAAGTTTTGTAGTCAAATTGGATGAGGGTAAGTGTATAGTTCTGATTGACCGCTATGATTTAAAGAAGGTTCAATTCAAAGGTAAAAAACTACGCGGGTTATGGTTACTTGAAAAAAAGAATGATAACTGGCTCATTGAACGAACTCAGGCAGCACCTGAAATAAAAGGGAAAGGTTACTTCGTCAGTGCTATACAGAAGGAGGCAGGAACAGAATTATGGACATCAAAGGAATCAATTTCCAGTACAATTTTGACATAA
- a CDS encoding HK97 family phage prohead protease, which yields MDIKGINFQYNFDITKTYEEEGNWIVEGLCATSDLDLQGDIITQRALELSAKDLEEYSTVLHNHNEDEAIGKVIRSESVEDGLWLKVFISKTVPDIWQKIKEGVLNKFSIRGKVLEAKKTWIEKLQKFVKFILRMKLVEASIVAVPANAKARTLRWYIEKALDEFEKNGGELETMNEKELEELANKNQTDQVDSPSPYIQELGSQEEKQDGNVPEDEEELIEAVDEPDLENTDETKVESTKVDKQENKKSSAESEEIKGFPAPEKLWQEWSEYCKGKSASGTTANELVWDVWVEFCKYKGYPYPYPYPYARPFVPQARLRELISLLDEWIEDEEDPDTKTMLEEIRSILRNLTGERYPYPYPYPYPKPSNRTTKSENLSEEKIEKIGRKISAKRLAELKKLAETLQSLIAELTGETKTNQAEKQEVIKKDELKSETKDEPKEDSSKVSKDIEEKFVNTFENLTKNLLKRIENLENVAGKSQVIKGQEDEEGEAEKGSVWKGVIRPLYEK from the coding sequence ATGGACATCAAAGGAATCAATTTCCAGTACAATTTTGACATAACAAAAACATATGAGGAAGAAGGTAATTGGATAGTAGAAGGACTCTGTGCAACGAGTGATTTAGATTTGCAGGGAGATATTATTACCCAGAGAGCATTAGAACTATCCGCAAAAGACCTTGAAGAATATTCTACTGTATTACATAACCACAATGAAGATGAAGCAATAGGTAAGGTTATTCGTTCGGAATCCGTAGAAGATGGTTTATGGTTAAAAGTATTTATTTCAAAAACAGTACCTGACATCTGGCAGAAAATCAAAGAAGGAGTACTGAATAAATTCAGTATCCGAGGTAAAGTATTAGAGGCTAAAAAAACATGGATAGAGAAACTACAAAAATTTGTCAAATTTATCCTGCGGATGAAATTAGTAGAAGCGTCCATAGTAGCAGTACCAGCAAATGCTAAAGCCAGGACGTTGAGATGGTACATCGAGAAAGCACTCGATGAGTTTGAAAAAAACGGAGGTGAATTAGAAACCATGAATGAAAAAGAATTGGAAGAGTTAGCAAATAAGAATCAAACTGATCAAGTAGATTCACCCAGCCCCTATATACAGGAGCTGGGTTCACAAGAAGAAAAACAGGATGGGAATGTTCCTGAAGATGAAGAAGAGCTTATAGAAGCAGTTGATGAGCCGGATCTGGAAAATACCGATGAAACAAAAGTTGAATCCACTAAGGTAGATAAACAGGAAAATAAAAAGTCATCTGCCGAGTCAGAAGAAATAAAAGGATTCCCTGCACCAGAAAAATTATGGCAGGAATGGTCAGAGTATTGTAAAGGCAAATCTGCCTCAGGCACAACAGCTAATGAACTGGTTTGGGATGTATGGGTAGAGTTCTGTAAATATAAAGGATATCCATATCCTTACCCGTATCCGTATGCAAGACCATTTGTTCCTCAAGCACGACTCAGGGAATTAATATCGCTTTTGGATGAGTGGATAGAAGATGAAGAAGACCCGGATACTAAAACAATGTTAGAGGAAATCAGATCTATCTTGAGAAACCTCACAGGTGAAAGATACCCCTATCCGTATCCCTACCCGTATCCTAAACCGTCTAACAGAACGACAAAATCAGAAAACCTATCTGAAGAGAAAATAGAAAAAATAGGTAGAAAAATTTCTGCCAAACGGTTAGCTGAACTGAAAAAATTAGCAGAGACACTTCAGAGCTTAATTGCTGAATTAACAGGTGAAACGAAGACAAACCAAGCTGAAAAACAGGAAGTAATAAAGAAAGATGAGCTCAAATCAGAGACCAAAGATGAACCCAAAGAAGATTCAAGTAAAGTCAGTAAAGATATAGAAGAAAAGTTTGTGAATACTTTTGAGAATCTGACCAAGAACCTGCTTAAACGAATTGAGAATTTAGAAAATGTAGCAGGTAAAAGTCAGGTAATCAAAGGTCAGGAAGATGAAGAAGGTGAGGCGGAAAAAGGTTCAGTCTGGAAAGGTGTTATCCGTCCACTTTATGAGAAGTAG
- a CDS encoding phage major capsid protein: MSRNDELIRKTVESSDFLNGGLLNPEQQTEFIKLVRQYSKMIPLVRQEHLTVPKKDIDKLHIGEPVTRKAEENVATGPTGKPVFNQIKIETEKVKSEWHITTEALDENIAREKLEQQVMEAMMQQISTDLENLAINGNVNLTDDGTPISALLRANDGWDKLTDDAHIVDVEGNYISKRVFAAMLRQMPNQYRNDPTLKWFLSKGVHVDWMDLNADRASATGDESLAGKAPAPFGIPIVEVPLIPDDKDLKVGTATRAYHLGKRTGPFQIRKGVNDILNIEVDNTGPVRVELPQGTFEAFQIAGLINGSDAKLTGVASDDGEGKVFLQSPTTGATSEIDIKDGTVNTTLGFTVGVYVGGAEGGANTVKEGSFIWLSNPKNFVWAIYRGTRVYSKFVQENDRIETVVYNRVDGQIENKNALVKAVNIRVRTF, encoded by the coding sequence ATGAGTAGAAACGATGAATTAATAAGGAAAACAGTTGAATCGTCTGATTTCCTGAATGGTGGGTTATTAAACCCGGAACAGCAAACTGAGTTTATTAAACTTGTCCGACAGTATTCTAAAATGATTCCATTAGTAAGACAGGAGCATTTAACTGTACCTAAAAAGGATATTGATAAACTGCATATTGGTGAACCGGTTACTCGTAAAGCAGAAGAGAATGTTGCCACAGGACCAACAGGTAAACCTGTTTTTAACCAGATAAAGATAGAGACTGAAAAGGTAAAATCCGAATGGCACATAACAACAGAAGCACTGGATGAAAATATTGCCAGAGAAAAATTAGAACAACAGGTTATGGAAGCAATGATGCAGCAGATTTCTACTGACTTAGAGAATTTGGCTATAAATGGTAATGTGAACTTAACCGATGACGGGACACCTATAAGTGCATTACTTCGTGCAAATGATGGCTGGGACAAATTAACTGATGATGCCCATATTGTTGATGTTGAAGGGAACTATATTTCAAAACGAGTCTTTGCTGCGATGCTGCGCCAGATGCCAAACCAGTATCGTAACGACCCCACTCTGAAATGGTTTCTATCTAAAGGTGTGCATGTAGACTGGATGGATTTGAATGCTGACAGAGCATCAGCAACAGGTGATGAATCGCTTGCCGGTAAAGCACCTGCTCCTTTCGGTATTCCAATAGTTGAGGTGCCTTTGATTCCAGATGATAAAGATCTTAAAGTTGGTACCGCTACCCGTGCATATCACTTAGGTAAAAGAACAGGTCCGTTCCAGATTCGTAAAGGTGTGAATGATATCCTCAACATTGAAGTGGATAATACCGGTCCAGTGAGAGTTGAACTTCCACAGGGTACTTTTGAAGCATTCCAGATTGCCGGGCTTATAAATGGTAGTGACGCTAAACTAACCGGTGTAGCAAGTGACGACGGTGAAGGTAAAGTATTCTTACAGAGTCCAACCACCGGTGCAACTTCAGAGATTGATATTAAAGATGGCACAGTAAATACTACTCTGGGATTCACTGTAGGAGTATATGTTGGTGGTGCAGAAGGTGGAGCAAATACAGTTAAAGAAGGTTCTTTTATCTGGTTATCTAATCCAAAGAATTTTGTCTGGGCAATATACAGAGGTACAAGGGTATATTCCAAATTTGTCCAGGAAAATGACCGTATAGAGACAGTTGTTTATAAC